In Apium graveolens cultivar Ventura unplaced genomic scaffold, ASM990537v1 ctg7760, whole genome shotgun sequence, one genomic interval encodes:
- the LOC141704368 gene encoding F-box protein PP2-B15-like — MYQAFMPQCIIHVNRFSEEVAVLDKGRCVDIRGKMKIGMLSPHTTYETYLVFKIYEDACGLDSAKTSIRFVNEREEVPDDEASIVYPDPRTSAHNIEQRNGEFSRWRKDEWMEIKIAEFETGARDDDDEVETRFMSTDTNVLKAGLIVQGFEFRPKQPMAVV; from the coding sequence ATGTATCAGGCATTCATGCCTCAATGTATTATCCATGTGAACAGATTTTCAGAGGAGGTTGCTGTACTTGACAAGGGGCGGTGTGTTGATATTCGTGGCAAAATGAAAATTGGAATGTTATCTCCTCACACCACTTATGAAACATATCTTGTCTTTAAAATATATGAGGATGCCTGCGGACTTGATTCGGCAAAGACATCCATTAGATTTGTTAATGAAAGAGAGGAGGTGCCTGATGATGAAGCTAGCATAGTTTATCCTGATCCAAGAACATCTGCACACAACATTGAGCAACGAAATGGAGAGTTTAGTCGGTGGAGGAAGGACGAATGGATGGAGATTAAGATAGCAGAGTTTGAGACTGGTGCAagagatgatgatgatgaggtgGAGACGCGATTTATGTCAACTGATACAAATGTACTCAAGGCTGGCCTTATCGTACAAGGTTTCGAGTTTAGGCCTAAACAACCCATGGCAGTTGTTTAA